One Pseudodesulfovibrio cashew DNA window includes the following coding sequences:
- a CDS encoding sigma-54-dependent Fis family transcriptional regulator → MHEYTLDFFPAENNWDSSTDVGDPATQACPSPEFWKEIRETREAYRKGKEIPLHSVRPYILRSWKRAKAAKVPHVGANNSFLSPDEFYPILQRNSAFLETAKRIMEELLESIRPSKNFITLTDTDGVYLHVLGTGSSENTLSPKRGAISRETIDGTTSMGLCLEEKIPVCVLGSEHYNSFYDDWACASAPVFHNGAYVGALSLIIERNLFHHHTFGLVIAGAKAISEQMNLRSLLHEQQTVMDILGEAVVALDNQGAVRMMNRSAKKLLHVFADMEGTDFSQIATREDSNKTPFPLGKGTVNGEIVLRLADGTLLRSLYTSSPTPEGGLCITMSERRRAHTLANQLTGAKAIYDFSNIIGQSVSMQEAMQVARKAGENSLTTLVLGESGVGKELIAQAIHNESARRNQPFIVVNCGAIPRDLVQSELFGYEAGAFTGAARTGAPGKFELADGGTLFLDEIGDMSLSAQVNLLRVLQEGEVTRVGGKQACRVDVRVIAATHRNLAEAVENGTFRRDLYYRLHVLVIDVPPLRDRFGDIADLAQFFLNKSSKGLNKGPISISPEVLACIESYDWPGNVRELENLMERVAVMARGPNIELGDLPQSFRMAVRDKHTATENVPERHAPIQAAPTIRDQKKNDLIETLRRVNGNVREAANSLGVSRVTIYSRLKNYGLSPADFR, encoded by the coding sequence ATGCACGAATATACGCTCGATTTTTTTCCTGCGGAAAACAATTGGGACTCATCTACCGATGTGGGCGATCCCGCCACGCAAGCCTGCCCGTCCCCGGAATTCTGGAAAGAGATCAGGGAGACCAGGGAAGCATACCGCAAGGGGAAAGAGATTCCCCTTCATAGCGTTCGGCCCTACATCCTGCGTTCCTGGAAGCGTGCCAAGGCGGCCAAGGTTCCGCATGTCGGCGCAAACAACTCCTTTCTCTCTCCCGACGAATTCTACCCCATTCTGCAACGCAACAGCGCTTTTCTCGAAACCGCCAAGCGGATCATGGAAGAATTGCTGGAAAGCATCCGCCCGTCGAAAAACTTCATCACGCTTACGGATACGGATGGTGTCTACCTGCACGTGCTCGGCACGGGCAGCAGCGAAAACACGCTATCGCCGAAGCGAGGCGCGATCAGTAGGGAGACCATCGACGGCACGACCTCCATGGGCCTGTGCCTGGAGGAAAAAATCCCGGTCTGCGTGCTGGGAAGCGAGCACTATAATTCCTTTTACGACGACTGGGCCTGCGCCTCGGCTCCGGTCTTTCACAACGGGGCCTACGTGGGCGCCCTGTCGCTGATTATCGAGCGCAATCTGTTCCATCACCACACATTCGGACTGGTCATCGCAGGGGCCAAGGCCATCTCGGAACAGATGAACCTGCGCAGCCTGCTGCATGAACAGCAGACGGTTATGGATATCCTGGGCGAGGCGGTGGTGGCCCTGGACAACCAGGGCGCGGTCCGGATGATGAACCGGTCCGCCAAAAAACTCCTGCACGTCTTCGCGGACATGGAAGGAACGGATTTCTCCCAAATAGCCACACGGGAGGACTCGAACAAGACCCCGTTTCCGCTGGGCAAGGGGACCGTCAACGGAGAGATCGTCCTGCGCCTTGCCGACGGGACACTCCTGCGCAGTCTGTACACATCGTCCCCAACCCCCGAAGGCGGGCTGTGCATCACCATGAGCGAACGCCGACGCGCCCACACTTTGGCCAACCAGTTGACCGGCGCCAAGGCCATCTATGATTTTTCCAACATCATCGGCCAATCCGTATCCATGCAGGAGGCCATGCAGGTTGCGCGCAAGGCCGGGGAAAACTCCCTGACCACCCTGGTCCTCGGCGAGAGCGGCGTGGGCAAGGAGCTCATAGCGCAGGCCATCCACAACGAGAGCGCACGCCGCAACCAGCCTTTTATCGTGGTCAACTGCGGGGCCATCCCCCGCGACCTGGTGCAGAGCGAACTCTTCGGCTACGAGGCCGGAGCGTTCACCGGAGCGGCAAGGACCGGCGCTCCCGGCAAATTCGAACTGGCCGACGGGGGCACGCTGTTCCTGGACGAAATCGGAGACATGTCCCTGAGCGCACAGGTCAACCTGTTGCGCGTCCTTCAGGAAGGCGAGGTAACCCGGGTCGGCGGCAAGCAGGCCTGCCGGGTGGACGTGCGGGTGATCGCCGCCACACACCGGAACCTGGCCGAGGCGGTGGAGAACGGCACCTTCCGCCGCGACCTGTATTATCGGCTGCACGTGCTCGTTATCGACGTCCCACCCCTGCGGGACCGGTTCGGCGACATCGCCGATCTCGCGCAGTTCTTTCTCAACAAGTCCTCGAAAGGGCTGAACAAGGGCCCCATCTCCATCTCACCCGAAGTGCTCGCCTGCATCGAATCATACGACTGGCCAGGCAACGTCCGTGAGCTGGAGAACCTCATGGAGCGTGTGGCCGTAATGGCCCGAGGCCCCAATATCGAATTGGGAGATCTTCCTCAGAGCTTCAGAATGGCGGTCAGGGACAAACACACGGCCACGGAAAATGTGCCCGAACGCCATGCGCCGATACAGGCGGCACCCACGATACGGGACCAAAAGAAGAATGACCTGATCGAAACCCTGCGACGGGTAAACGGCAACGTGAGGGAAGCGGCCAACAGTCTCGGGGTATCGCGCGTCACCATCTACTCCCGGCTGAAGAATTACGGACTCAGCCCTGCGGATTTCCGCTAG
- a CDS encoding aldo/keto reductase codes for MQYRKMPGSRDALSILGYGCMRFPMADGKIDEDRAIAQIRMAIDGGVNYLDTAWSYHDGQSEPLLGRALGEGYRRKVNIATKLPTWLVESRKDMDRFLDAQLERLGVDHIDYYLIHALSGASWKAVEQLGVRDFLDTAQRDGRIVNPGFSFHGLYEDFRTIVDAYPWKFCQIQYNYLDTDFQAGTRGLEYAASKGLGVVVMEPLRGGNLGMTPPPAVAEIWDSAKTRRPPVEWALRWLWNHPEVTVVLSGMNEEEHIRQNTAIASEAAPDSLTEEELGLVQQAAGTFRKLMQVGCTGCGYCLPCPEGVQIPTCFDFFNKLYLFGDTEEAKYMYNSFAHANRHRRSGFASQCVACGQCLEKCPQGLNIPEALSRVAAEMGK; via the coding sequence TTGCAATACAGGAAAATGCCGGGTAGCCGCGATGCGCTTTCCATTCTCGGATATGGCTGCATGCGCTTTCCCATGGCTGATGGAAAGATTGATGAGGATCGTGCAATCGCCCAGATTCGTATGGCCATTGATGGCGGGGTCAACTATCTCGACACAGCCTGGTCGTATCACGACGGACAGAGCGAACCTCTGCTAGGCAGGGCGCTTGGGGAAGGCTACCGCAGGAAGGTAAACATCGCCACCAAGCTGCCGACATGGCTCGTCGAGAGCCGCAAGGACATGGATCGGTTCCTGGATGCGCAGTTGGAGAGGCTTGGCGTCGACCATATCGATTACTATCTGATTCATGCTCTGTCCGGGGCCTCCTGGAAAGCTGTCGAACAACTTGGCGTCAGGGATTTCCTTGATACGGCCCAAAGGGACGGCCGTATCGTCAATCCCGGTTTTTCCTTTCACGGGCTTTATGAGGATTTCCGCACCATTGTGGACGCCTACCCATGGAAGTTTTGCCAGATTCAATACAATTATCTGGATACGGATTTTCAGGCAGGCACAAGAGGGCTCGAATATGCGGCCTCCAAGGGATTGGGAGTGGTCGTCATGGAGCCCCTGCGCGGAGGCAATCTCGGCATGACCCCTCCTCCGGCCGTTGCCGAGATCTGGGATTCGGCCAAGACCAGGAGGCCCCCAGTGGAATGGGCCTTGCGCTGGTTGTGGAACCATCCTGAAGTGACGGTGGTGCTCTCCGGCATGAATGAAGAAGAGCATATCCGGCAAAACACGGCCATCGCATCGGAGGCCGCGCCCGACTCGCTCACCGAAGAGGAGTTGGGGCTGGTTCAACAGGCTGCGGGGACATTTCGCAAGCTCATGCAGGTGGGGTGTACCGGGTGCGGATACTGCCTGCCGTGCCCAGAGGGCGTTCAGATACCCACCTGCTTCGATTTCTTTAACAAACTATACCTGTTCGGCGACACGGAAGAGGCGAAGTACATGTACAACTCCTTTGCCCATGCCAACCGGCACCGAAGGTCGGGCTTTGCTTCGCAATGTGTGGCGTGTGGACAGTGTCTGGAAAAATGCCCCCAGGGTCTCAACATTCCTGAAGCGCTCAGCCGGGTGGCTGCTGAGATGGGAAAATAG
- a CDS encoding molybdopterin-dependent aldehyde oxidoreductase, which translates to MEKLQQKKLIVNGIEQYVLSSPSTTLATVLREHLELTGTKVGCGEGQCGACSVMLNGKVVRSCVTKMKRVPEGACIITIEGIGQPDNLDPLQQAWVKHGAAQCGFCSPGFIVSAKGLLNENDNPTREEVRDWFRKHKNACRCTGYKPLVDAVMEAAKVVRGEAPAESLDFVMPEDGRIWGSSYPRPTAVAKATGTLDYGADLGLKMPAGTLRLALVQAEVSHAKINGIDTSEAENMPGVHCILTAKDVKGKNRIFGLACSPRHKGDGWERPILCDEKVFQYGDAVAIVCADTEAEARAAAAKVRLDLEQLPAYMSAAAAMADDALEIHPGTPNIYFEQPLIKGDDPAPIFDQDDVAVVSGEYRSSRQPHMPIEPDVGFAYMGDDDLLHIHSKSIAVHLHAMMIAEGLGLKPEQIALAANPMGGTFGYKLSPTMEALLGVAVLATGRPVSLCYDYYQQMTYTGKRSPFHVNARMAADKKTGRIVALEHDYVVDHGPYCEMADVLTGRGIQFIGAGYDIPSIRGMGRTVATNHAWGAAFRGFGGPQAHFAGESLVDELALALDMDPLEFRYANCYRPGSTTPTGQEPDVYPLPEMLDALRPKYEEAKKRAEAGSTPTHAKGVGIALGVYGSGGDGVEQAEVFVQYDEDDGVTVGASWEDHGQGADIGAVGTAHETLLAMGVPPEKIRFSWPDSAKQPPAGPAGASRSQVVVGGAIRVACEALMGAARKDDGTYMTCAEMVAADKPLRYDGSYSIPGVPCDPDTGLGNPFLVYMYVVHLAEITVEKATGKVSVDRMSCIADIGKINNKLATDGQIWGCMAQGIGLALTEDFEDIKKHSTMIGAGFPYISAIPDDLEITYIQTPRQWGPFGAAGVGEGPIASPHVAITNAIRNACGARVTSLPALPEKVLAGMPHEH; encoded by the coding sequence ATGGAAAAACTGCAACAGAAAAAATTGATCGTAAATGGAATTGAACAGTATGTACTGAGTTCTCCTTCCACTACCCTGGCCACCGTGCTCCGGGAACACCTGGAATTGACCGGCACCAAGGTCGGATGCGGAGAGGGCCAGTGCGGCGCGTGTTCGGTCATGCTCAACGGCAAGGTCGTCCGTTCCTGCGTCACCAAGATGAAACGGGTTCCCGAGGGAGCCTGCATCATCACCATTGAAGGCATAGGCCAGCCCGACAACCTCGACCCCCTCCAGCAGGCCTGGGTCAAGCACGGGGCCGCCCAGTGCGGATTCTGTTCCCCCGGCTTCATCGTCTCGGCAAAAGGGCTGCTCAACGAGAATGACAATCCCACGCGCGAAGAAGTGCGCGACTGGTTCCGGAAGCACAAGAACGCCTGCCGCTGCACCGGCTACAAGCCGCTGGTGGACGCGGTCATGGAAGCAGCCAAGGTGGTCCGGGGTGAAGCCCCTGCCGAGAGCCTCGACTTCGTCATGCCCGAAGACGGCCGCATCTGGGGCAGCTCCTACCCCCGCCCCACGGCCGTGGCCAAGGCGACCGGCACCCTGGACTACGGAGCGGACCTCGGCCTCAAGATGCCTGCGGGAACCCTTCGCCTTGCGCTGGTCCAGGCTGAGGTCAGCCACGCGAAGATAAACGGCATCGACACGTCCGAGGCCGAGAACATGCCCGGCGTCCATTGCATACTCACTGCCAAGGACGTCAAGGGCAAGAACCGCATCTTCGGCCTGGCATGCAGCCCCAGACACAAGGGCGACGGCTGGGAGCGTCCCATCCTCTGCGATGAAAAGGTCTTCCAATACGGCGACGCCGTGGCCATCGTTTGCGCCGACACCGAAGCCGAGGCTCGTGCCGCCGCTGCCAAGGTCCGCCTGGACCTGGAGCAGTTGCCCGCCTACATGAGCGCCGCAGCGGCCATGGCCGACGACGCCCTCGAAATTCACCCGGGCACGCCCAACATCTATTTCGAACAGCCGCTCATCAAGGGCGACGACCCCGCACCCATCTTCGATCAGGATGACGTGGCCGTGGTTTCCGGCGAATACCGATCCAGCCGCCAGCCGCACATGCCCATCGAGCCCGATGTGGGCTTCGCCTACATGGGCGATGACGATCTGCTCCACATTCATTCCAAGTCCATCGCCGTGCACCTGCACGCCATGATGATCGCCGAGGGACTTGGTCTGAAACCCGAGCAGATCGCGCTGGCCGCCAACCCCATGGGCGGGACCTTCGGCTACAAGCTGAGCCCGACCATGGAGGCTCTGCTCGGTGTCGCCGTGCTGGCCACCGGCCGCCCTGTCTCCCTCTGCTATGACTATTACCAGCAGATGACCTACACGGGTAAGCGCTCTCCCTTCCACGTCAACGCCCGCATGGCCGCAGACAAGAAGACCGGGCGCATCGTTGCCCTGGAACACGACTACGTGGTGGACCACGGCCCCTACTGCGAAATGGCCGACGTCCTCACCGGGCGCGGCATTCAGTTCATCGGCGCGGGATACGACATCCCCAGCATCCGTGGCATGGGCCGCACCGTGGCCACGAACCACGCCTGGGGCGCGGCTTTCCGCGGCTTCGGCGGACCGCAGGCCCACTTTGCAGGGGAATCCCTGGTGGATGAGCTCGCCCTGGCACTGGACATGGACCCCCTGGAGTTCCGGTACGCCAACTGTTACCGCCCCGGCTCCACCACCCCCACCGGCCAGGAGCCGGACGTATACCCGCTGCCCGAGATGCTGGACGCGCTGAGGCCCAAGTACGAAGAAGCCAAGAAGCGCGCCGAAGCCGGTTCCACACCGACTCACGCCAAGGGCGTCGGCATCGCCCTGGGCGTATATGGCAGCGGCGGCGACGGCGTGGAGCAGGCAGAGGTCTTCGTGCAATATGACGAGGACGACGGCGTCACCGTAGGTGCCTCCTGGGAGGACCACGGCCAGGGCGCGGACATCGGCGCCGTCGGCACGGCTCACGAGACCCTGCTGGCCATGGGCGTCCCCCCCGAGAAGATTCGGTTCAGCTGGCCTGATTCGGCCAAGCAGCCACCCGCAGGTCCGGCCGGGGCATCCCGCTCCCAGGTTGTCGTGGGCGGAGCCATCCGCGTCGCCTGCGAAGCCCTGATGGGCGCGGCCCGCAAGGATGACGGCACCTATATGACCTGCGCCGAGATGGTCGCTGCAGACAAACCCCTGCGCTACGACGGTTCCTACAGCATCCCCGGCGTGCCCTGCGACCCGGATACGGGACTGGGTAATCCCTTCCTTGTATATATGTATGTGGTCCACCTGGCCGAGATCACGGTGGAGAAGGCAACCGGCAAGGTGAGCGTGGACCGCATGTCCTGCATTGCAGACATCGGCAAGATCAACAACAAGCTCGCAACGGACGGCCAGATATGGGGCTGCATGGCCCAGGGAATAGGCCTGGCCCTGACCGAGGACTTCGAGGACATCAAGAAGCACTCCACCATGATCGGAGCGGGATTCCCGTACATCTCGGCCATCCCCGACGATCTGGAGATCACGTACATCCAGACGCCGCGTCAGTGGGGGCCCTTCGGTGCCGCCGGCGTGGGCGAAGGCCCCATCGCCAGTCCGCATGTGGCCATTACCAACGCAATCCGCAACGCCTGCGGCGCCCGCGTCACCAGCCTGCCCGCCCTTCCCGAGAAGGTGCTCGCCGGTATGCCGCATGAGCACTGA
- a CDS encoding aldehyde ferredoxin oxidoreductase family protein, which translates to METMIRINMTQLTASSDPVDARYAALGGRGLNAAILTDEVPPTCDPLGPSNKLIFSSGILGGTTAPCSGRLSIGAKSPLTGTIKESNAGGTFAQKLMATGVKALVVEGKAENDAWYVAVITDGEAQLIDASKYRGMNNYQLSDALRADFGEDIGSASIGCAGERGYAASSIQVADMEGHPSRAAGRGGLGAVMGSKGLKAIVIKPGARQQTEYVDKKTFLENSRQYVKALKEHPFTGQGLPALGTPMLVEAMNGMGVLPTRNYKAGSFEHSSAISGEKIAELQGPRGGVMTHKCHSGCIIQCSQIYNDASGEYLTSGFEYETIGLVGANCGLDDIDVVASIDRACDDLGVDTMDTGCALAVAMEAGKAEFGNCNDALALVGEMVEGTPFGRILGNGAAATGKELGVTRVPVVKGQSMAAYDPRALKGTGITYATSPMGADHTAGNTVSCPGDPADKAGKIEDSRNCQIGFTLLDCLGLCLFAGVVMEDPANIQLLANMVGAKIGGEWDIDRLMGIAVNTLSLERRFNLEAGFTEKDDRLPDYFYTEPLEQTGHVFDLADEELRQVLTM; encoded by the coding sequence ATGGAAACCATGATTCGTATCAACATGACGCAGCTGACCGCCTCCAGCGACCCTGTCGACGCGCGATATGCTGCACTGGGCGGAAGAGGACTGAACGCCGCCATCCTGACCGACGAAGTACCCCCCACGTGCGATCCTCTCGGCCCCTCCAACAAGCTCATTTTCAGTTCGGGCATACTCGGCGGGACCACGGCCCCGTGTTCCGGGCGGCTGTCCATAGGCGCCAAGAGCCCCCTCACCGGGACTATCAAGGAATCCAATGCCGGCGGTACCTTTGCGCAAAAGCTCATGGCGACAGGCGTCAAGGCGCTGGTGGTGGAAGGCAAAGCCGAAAACGACGCGTGGTACGTGGCCGTGATTACGGACGGCGAGGCACAACTCATTGACGCCTCCAAATACCGCGGAATGAACAACTACCAACTGTCCGACGCCCTGCGCGCAGACTTCGGCGAAGACATCGGCTCGGCATCCATCGGTTGCGCCGGAGAGCGCGGGTACGCCGCCTCCAGCATCCAGGTGGCCGATATGGAAGGTCACCCCAGCCGTGCCGCCGGACGAGGCGGACTCGGCGCCGTCATGGGCTCCAAGGGGCTCAAGGCCATCGTCATCAAGCCCGGCGCCAGGCAGCAGACCGAGTACGTGGACAAGAAGACATTTCTCGAAAACAGCCGCCAATACGTCAAGGCCCTCAAGGAGCATCCCTTCACCGGTCAGGGGCTTCCCGCCCTCGGCACTCCGATGCTGGTCGAAGCCATGAACGGCATGGGCGTGCTCCCCACCCGCAACTACAAGGCAGGGAGCTTTGAACACTCTTCGGCCATCAGCGGTGAAAAAATCGCCGAACTTCAGGGACCGCGGGGCGGTGTGATGACGCACAAATGCCACAGCGGCTGCATCATACAGTGTTCGCAGATCTACAATGACGCCTCCGGCGAATATCTCACCTCGGGCTTCGAGTACGAGACCATCGGCCTTGTCGGGGCCAACTGCGGCCTCGACGACATCGATGTGGTTGCGAGCATCGACAGGGCCTGCGACGACCTGGGCGTGGACACCATGGACACGGGATGCGCTCTGGCAGTGGCCATGGAAGCGGGCAAGGCCGAATTCGGCAACTGCAATGACGCCCTGGCGCTGGTCGGTGAGATGGTCGAAGGCACGCCCTTCGGGCGCATCCTGGGCAACGGCGCGGCCGCGACGGGCAAGGAGCTCGGCGTGACCCGCGTTCCCGTGGTCAAGGGCCAGTCCATGGCCGCTTACGATCCCCGCGCCCTCAAGGGCACGGGCATTACCTACGCCACCTCGCCCATGGGTGCCGACCACACGGCGGGCAACACGGTTTCCTGCCCCGGCGACCCGGCCGACAAGGCGGGCAAGATCGAGGATTCCCGCAATTGCCAGATCGGCTTCACCCTGCTCGACTGTCTCGGCCTCTGCCTCTTCGCGGGCGTGGTCATGGAGGACCCGGCAAACATCCAGCTGCTCGCCAACATGGTCGGCGCCAAGATCGGCGGCGAGTGGGATATCGACAGGCTCATGGGAATAGCCGTGAACACCCTGTCCCTTGAGAGACGTTTCAATCTGGAGGCCGGTTTCACCGAAAAGGACGACCGCCTGCCAGATTATTTTTACACGGAACCCTTGGAGCAGACGGGCCATGTGTTCGATCTGGCCGACGAAGAGTTGCGCCAGGTGTTGACCATGTAG
- the allE gene encoding (S)-ureidoglycine aminohydrolase: MPYPEGFLKNRSSYEPGKYAVITTEGRVINVVPGITGCALSILASPKLGANFVQMVGTVSTEGRTTMPYGQAENIETLLFVMDGEGSLDVTVDGQTETLTAGGYIYSPPGKGIDFASKGDAPVTILLYKQRFIPHPDPAMKQPWVVCGSIRKIEESYYDQMENVFVRDLLPVDEAFDMNFHTLAFLPGGCHPFVETHVQEHGMYVYQGQGLYLLDEAWLPVESGDFIWIAPFCKQACYGTGLERMEYIYSKDCHRDEAI, translated from the coding sequence ATGCCTTATCCCGAAGGATTCCTGAAAAACCGGTCCTCGTACGAGCCCGGAAAATATGCCGTCATCACCACCGAGGGGCGCGTCATCAACGTGGTCCCCGGCATCACGGGCTGCGCCCTGTCCATCCTGGCCTCGCCCAAGCTCGGGGCCAACTTCGTGCAGATGGTCGGCACGGTCTCCACCGAGGGCCGGACGACCATGCCCTACGGCCAGGCCGAAAACATAGAGACGCTCCTCTTCGTCATGGACGGCGAGGGCTCCCTGGACGTCACCGTGGACGGCCAAACCGAGACCCTGACCGCGGGCGGCTACATCTACTCCCCGCCCGGCAAGGGGATCGACTTCGCCTCAAAGGGCGACGCCCCGGTCACCATCCTCCTTTACAAGCAGCGTTTCATCCCCCACCCCGACCCGGCCATGAAACAGCCCTGGGTGGTCTGCGGCTCCATCCGCAAAATCGAGGAGAGCTACTACGACCAGATGGAGAACGTCTTCGTCCGCGACCTGCTGCCTGTTGACGAGGCCTTTGACATGAACTTCCACACCCTCGCCTTCCTGCCCGGCGGCTGCCATCCCTTCGTGGAGACCCACGTCCAGGAGCACGGCATGTACGTCTACCAGGGCCAGGGCCTCTACCTCCTCGACGAGGCCTGGCTGCCCGTCGAGTCCGGCGATTTCATCTGGATCGCCCCCTTCTGCAAGCAGGCCTGCTACGGCACCGGCCTGGAACGCATGGAGTATATCTACTCCAAGGACTGCCACCGCGACGAAGCGATCTAG
- a CDS encoding Mpv17/PMP22 family protein codes for MKLSDAIVSLAVLAAIGIYFFVPAITEPLGQFSVAHPFIMSFMKFAVLCTLGETLGLRITDKRYVRPGFGLAPRFLVWGFIGIVIHVAFVIFATGTPLVLGQLFSMDLTAEPSFGTQLGIAFSISTLNNLLFAPLFMIAHGVANMHISETGGSFGRFFSAPDISGLLRQMNWDQLWGFVFKKTIPFFWIPAHTITFMLPPEARVLFAAALGVVLGIVLALASLKQRAAVQEPA; via the coding sequence ATGAAACTTTCAGATGCAATCGTCTCCCTGGCAGTCCTTGCCGCCATCGGCATATATTTTTTCGTCCCTGCCATCACTGAGCCGTTGGGCCAATTTTCCGTCGCCCACCCGTTCATCATGAGTTTTATGAAATTCGCGGTGCTCTGTACCCTGGGTGAAACCCTGGGGCTGCGCATCACCGACAAGCGCTACGTTCGTCCCGGCTTCGGCCTGGCACCCAGGTTCCTGGTCTGGGGATTCATCGGTATCGTCATTCACGTGGCCTTCGTGATCTTCGCGACCGGCACCCCCCTGGTTCTGGGCCAGCTCTTCTCCATGGATCTGACTGCGGAGCCGTCCTTCGGGACTCAGCTCGGTATCGCCTTCAGCATCAGCACGCTGAACAACCTCCTGTTCGCCCCGCTGTTCATGATCGCCCATGGCGTGGCCAACATGCACATCAGCGAGACCGGCGGTTCCTTCGGCCGCTTCTTCAGCGCGCCTGACATCTCCGGTCTGCTCCGACAGATGAACTGGGACCAGCTCTGGGGATTCGTGTTCAAGAAGACCATTCCGTTCTTCTGGATTCCGGCCCACACCATTACGTTCATGCTGCCCCCCGAAGCACGCGTGCTCTTCGCCGCCGCCCTCGGCGTCGTCCTGGGAATCGTCCTTGCCCTGGCCAGCCTGAAGCAGAGGGCTGCTGTGCAGGAACCGGCATAA
- a CDS encoding iron-containing alcohol dehydrogenase, with protein sequence MSNVTAFQMADILFTGAGSLAQSPELISGNGLKKPLIVTDKGIVKVGLAKRLQDILDEAGISYALYDGTVPNPTDDNVGEAYAMYQKEGCDCLIGMGGGSSMDTAKGCGVLATSGGTIDEYRGMGLLKAPLPFYIAVPTTAGTGSESTCAAVITNTKGDHHWKMVLLDGKLLPNAAIIDPQLMVGLPPFITAATGMDAMTHAVEAFISVAASEYTDAMAIGAIKLIFKYLRRAVANGNDIEAREKMAYAQTMAGIAFSNGGLGLVHSMAHPLSAFYNIAHGDANALLLPTIIDFNKLACREKLAEIALASGMTDLGPNPEDAAVEALQRLNDDVNIPSSISDAASRIGAKINEADIAALSKDALNEVSTPTNPRVPSIPEIEALYRKCW encoded by the coding sequence ATGTCTAATGTGACCGCTTTCCAGATGGCCGACATCCTGTTCACCGGCGCCGGTTCCCTTGCCCAATCCCCGGAACTCATTTCCGGCAACGGTTTGAAGAAACCTCTCATTGTGACGGACAAGGGCATCGTCAAGGTCGGGTTGGCCAAGCGGCTCCAAGATATCCTGGACGAAGCCGGCATTTCCTATGCCCTGTACGACGGCACGGTTCCCAACCCCACAGACGACAACGTGGGTGAGGCTTACGCCATGTACCAGAAGGAAGGCTGCGACTGCCTGATCGGCATGGGCGGCGGCAGCTCCATGGACACCGCCAAGGGCTGTGGCGTGCTCGCCACCAGCGGCGGCACCATCGACGAATATCGTGGCATGGGCCTGCTCAAGGCTCCGCTGCCGTTCTACATCGCCGTGCCGACCACGGCGGGCACCGGCTCGGAATCCACCTGCGCCGCAGTCATCACCAACACCAAGGGCGACCACCACTGGAAGATGGTGCTGCTGGACGGCAAGCTCCTGCCCAACGCGGCCATCATCGATCCGCAGCTCATGGTCGGCCTGCCGCCCTTCATCACTGCGGCCACCGGCATGGACGCCATGACCCACGCCGTCGAAGCCTTCATCTCGGTAGCCGCCTCGGAGTACACCGACGCCATGGCCATCGGCGCCATCAAGCTCATCTTCAAGTACCTCCGCAGGGCCGTCGCCAACGGCAATGACATCGAGGCCCGTGAAAAAATGGCCTACGCCCAGACCATGGCCGGCATCGCCTTCAGTAACGGTGGACTGGGCCTGGTTCACTCCATGGCCCACCCCCTGAGCGCCTTCTACAATATCGCTCACGGCGACGCCAACGCCCTGCTCCTGCCCACGATCATCGACTTCAACAAGCTGGCCTGCCGGGAAAAGCTGGCGGAAATCGCCCTGGCCAGCGGCATGACCGACCTCGGCCCGAACCCCGAAGACGCCGCAGTGGAAGCCCTGCAGCGCCTCAACGACGATGTGAACATCCCCAGCAGCATCTCCGATGCGGCCTCCCGCATCGGCGCCAAGATAAACGAAGCCGATATCGCCGCCCTGTCCAAGGACGCGCTGAACGAGGTTTCCACGCCCACGAACCCCAGGGTTCCGAGCATCCCGGAGATCGAAGCACTGTACCGCAAGTGCTGGTAA